DNA sequence from the bacterium genome:
ATTGTTTGTGTTGTTTCAAAGTTGATTGTAACATCTCCAAGAGAAGCATATCCAACACCTCCAATTGTTATTGTTGTTCCAATTAGGCCCAAAGTTGGATTTACAGTAATTTCTGGTCTTTCTGCCCATGCCCATGGAGAATAATAGACGTAATCACTTACTGGACTACCCGTACCTAGTGGATTTGTTGTTGAATGATAAGGTCCGGAATTGTCTCCCCACCAGTTATAAGTAGCTGTCATGGTGGATGGTCCAGCATTATAAAGGCCATATATATTATGACCTGCTAAATTAGTTCGCGTAATTGTTGCTTGGCTATTACAACAATAAACCCCGTAGCCTCTCCCATTGTTTATTGTACTATTATCAATGCTTACAATGGGACCATTATAAATATAAACCAACCAAGTATCACCTTCTGAATAACCACCATATCTAATTAGGGTATGTTCTAATTGAACATTGCAGGCACTGCCATTAAAATAAAAATAAACCCAATCTCCTCCTGCTGGAGCTGTGGCTGTACCATCCCTGTTGGTATCTCCACCGTATTCATCATCAAAAAGAGAGGTAAATACTATCTTTTTTTCTGAGGTTCCAAGACAAGATAAGGTTCCATAGACATAGAAGATCTGATTTAAAATTTTAATTACTGCACCTGGCTCAACAGTTAAAGAGGGACTCACTGCTACAGCCCTAGTTAAATTAGCTACAACATAAGAATTTAACGGCGAAGGAAGGCTTTGAGAATCAAGTAGGCGACCACATATTACACCATTGAGTCCTATCCCCATATAAGTATTGTCAGTGATAATATTACCTGTAAAGGTGAAAGAAAAAGGAGCATTATTTGTTATTCCCAAAGGGAAGGTATTTTTAAAGATAGTATTATTAGTAAGAAGTGGAGTATTATTACAGATGGAAGAATTGGATAAATAGATTCCATAAGTATTAGTCCCGATAGTATTATTATCAATTGTTAACAAAGAATCCTCACAGTAAATGCCTGCACGTACATTACCATAAGTATCGGTAATTGTATTATGGTTAATTTCATTATTGTCCGAAGATTTTACATAAACACCGTATCCATCACCTGGTATGCCATTTTGCTGAGACTCATAATTGTACCCCCTTTGTCCACCTATAGTATTTGAAATAGTGTTTTTATTCAGAAGATTTCCATATGATGAAGAAAGATATATTCCACATCCCTTCTCCCCTGTACCTCCTTGACCAGGCGCCCAACCATGGCAAGCATATCCTCCATTCCCGCCTTTAGTATTTAAAATAATGTTATCTCTAATGGTATTAGTGCCTGATTGAATAAAATAAATTCCAGCTCCAATGCCTCCAAGTGCTTCTTCTAATACGACGTTATGCATAGTTCCGTTTCCTCCTGTGTTTTCTAATATGGTATTACAATCTATAATATTATTGGTTGACCTTTCAAGATAAACTCCAACTCCAATTCCTCCATTGCCTCCATATCCCCCCCAACTAGTAGCCCCTCCTTGGCCTCCTATATTTTTGGATATTTGATTTTGTGATATTGTATTGTTTGTTGATTGTAAAAGATATATTCCACATCCAATACCACCATTGCCGCCTGAAGCAAAATTACCACCCATTCCTCCTTGACCTCCTGTGTTGTTTCTGATTGTATTTGTTCCAATAAAATTATTGTTTGAGCCTGCTGAAAGATAAATTCCACAGCCTATGCCACCTGGCTGTCCAGTAGAACCTGAAGCACCA
Encoded proteins:
- a CDS encoding right-handed parallel beta-helix repeat-containing protein — its product is MKRAILGCVIVLGIVACKIARAETYVSGTITSNTTWALANSPYVATDTVTVANGVILTIELGVTIRFATETSLICYGTLNAIGTPLGTVTFTSDQDTHTAGHWKGIKLSGSGVQGSQIKYCDIGYAKQAIYLENTSGIVIINCYIHDNKGDDGASGSTGQPGGIGCGIYLSAGSNNNFIGTNTIRNNTGGQGGMGGNFASGGNGGIGCGIYLLQSTNNTISQNQISKNIGGQGGATSWGGYGGNGGIGVGVYLERSTNNIIDCNTILENTGGNGTMHNVVLEEALGGIGAGIYFIQSGTNTIRDNIILNTKGGNGGYACHGWAPGQGGTGEKGCGIYLSSSYGNLLNKNTISNTIGGQRGYNYESQQNGIPGDGYGVYVKSSDNNEINHNTITDTYGNVRAGIYCEDSLLTIDNNTIGTNTYGIYLSNSSICNNTPLLTNNTIFKNTFPLGITNNAPFSFTFTGNIITDNTYMGIGLNGVICGRLLDSQSLPSPLNSYVVANLTRAVAVSPSLTVEPGAVIKILNQIFYVYGTLSCLGTSEKKIVFTSLFDDEYGGDTNRDGTATAPAGGDWVYFYFNGSACNVQLEHTLIRYGGYSEGDTWLVYIYNGPIVSIDNSTINNGRGYGVYCCNSQATITRTNLAGHNIYGLYNAGPSTMTATYNWWGDNSGPYHSTTNPLGTGSPVSDYVYYSPWAWAERPEITVNPTLGLIGTTITIGGVGYASLGDVTINFETTQTITAPLTINGTFSTTFVVQTQSPGTKLITATDSYGNYATTTFVLLPPTFLRVSPQSKIIAKNDEFNVDVRIDDVRELAAAQVYLLFNPGVLEV